Proteins encoded within one genomic window of Edaphobacter lichenicola:
- a CDS encoding efflux RND transporter permease subunit yields MWIVKVALSRPYTFIVLAILILIAAPVVISSTPTDIFPNINIPVVSVAWQYTGLNPEELEGRLTTPYEKALTVLVDNIQHIESTTFAGQVIVKIYLQPGASLDTANSQVSAASEYQLRSLPPGILPPQIINFSASSVPIVQLGLSGAGLSEQQLNDLGANFVRPQLISVPGVVIPNIYGGKQRSIMLNIDPKLLQAKGLSPVDVLNAVGQQNVVQPGGTAKIGQDEYDIHINSSPVTLEGISNLPIKQVNGTTIYLHDVASVADGSIPQTNIVRQDGRRGALMVILKSGTASTLTVVSGVRNLIPRVKLTVPPELKITPIGDQSVFVRGSVQGVIREAVIAAVLTGLMILLFLGSWRSTIIIAVSIPLSILTSIIVLGLLGETINIMTLGGLALAVGILVDDATVTIENIERYLEEGRELHDAILEGAAQISVPALVSTLCICIVFLPMFFLSGVARYLFVPLAEAVVFAMLASYVLSRTLVPTLAMYLLKAHDHHAVPSNNILARFQRGFERVFEKLRTSYQDLLGRLVAARVYFVPIFLLLCLCAFALLPFLGQNFFPSTDNGSFILHVRGKSGIRIEETAKLCDLIEQDIRKTVPAGEMDNILDNIGLPYSTLNTQHATSGLIGAGDADILVSLKEDHHPTANYVEALRRDLPRAFPGVTFYFLPSDIVTQILNFGLPAPIDIQFEGSDIAANRKVANQVLSELRQVPGLVDLRIQQPDDYPVLNVDVDRTKAAQGGYSERDVGSSLLNILGGSTQLNPMFYLNWNNGNTYNIVEQTPQYQISSLSSLENIPISSPTAKQPEILTDVATIKRSSEMEVVTHYNVRRTLDIYGNVQGRDLGSVGRDINRIVARNEKSLVRGSFVRVRGQIETMNSSYIGLLAGLAFAIVLVYLLIVVNFQSWLDPFIIITALPAALAGIVLFLFTTRTTLSVPALMGAIMCMGVATANSILVVSFAKERLLHHGNAIEAAIEAGATRFRPVMMTALAMIIGMIPMALGAGEGGEQNAPLGRAVIGGLCCATVATLIFVPAVFALLHSSDKKNTVSDESREHQLTAGD; encoded by the coding sequence ATGTGGATTGTAAAAGTAGCTCTGAGCCGACCGTATACCTTCATCGTGCTTGCGATCCTGATTCTGATCGCTGCGCCTGTGGTCATCTCGAGCACGCCGACCGACATCTTTCCGAACATTAATATTCCGGTGGTGTCAGTTGCGTGGCAGTACACGGGATTGAATCCGGAGGAGCTTGAGGGCCGGCTGACGACTCCGTATGAGAAGGCGCTGACGGTGCTGGTGGACAACATTCAGCATATCGAGTCGACCACGTTTGCGGGGCAGGTGATTGTGAAGATCTATCTGCAGCCGGGTGCGAGCCTGGATACGGCGAACTCGCAGGTTTCGGCGGCTTCCGAATACCAGCTGAGGAGCCTTCCTCCGGGGATTCTGCCGCCGCAAATTATCAACTTCAGCGCGTCGAGCGTGCCGATCGTACAGCTGGGGCTGTCGGGCGCGGGACTGAGCGAACAGCAGCTGAATGACCTTGGGGCGAATTTTGTTCGTCCGCAGCTCATCTCGGTGCCGGGCGTTGTGATCCCGAATATTTATGGAGGCAAGCAGCGGTCGATCATGTTGAATATCGATCCGAAGCTGCTGCAGGCCAAGGGGCTGTCGCCGGTTGATGTATTGAACGCCGTAGGACAACAGAACGTGGTGCAGCCGGGCGGGACGGCGAAGATTGGCCAGGATGAGTATGACATTCACATCAACTCGTCGCCTGTGACGCTGGAAGGGATCAGCAACCTGCCGATCAAGCAGGTGAATGGGACGACGATCTATCTGCATGACGTTGCGTCTGTGGCGGACGGGAGCATTCCGCAGACGAATATTGTGCGGCAGGACGGGCGCCGCGGGGCGCTGATGGTGATTCTGAAGTCGGGGACCGCATCGACGTTAACCGTGGTGAGCGGCGTGCGAAATTTAATTCCAAGGGTGAAGTTGACGGTGCCGCCGGAGTTGAAGATTACGCCGATCGGGGATCAGTCTGTCTTCGTTCGCGGATCGGTGCAGGGGGTGATCCGTGAGGCTGTGATTGCAGCGGTGCTGACGGGGTTGATGATTCTTCTGTTCCTCGGAAGCTGGCGCAGCACCATTATCATTGCGGTCTCGATTCCGTTGTCGATCCTGACCTCGATTATTGTGCTGGGTCTGCTGGGAGAGACGATCAACATCATGACGCTGGGTGGACTGGCGCTGGCGGTCGGAATCCTGGTGGACGATGCGACGGTGACAATTGAAAATATCGAACGCTACTTGGAGGAAGGCAGAGAACTGCATGACGCGATTCTGGAAGGTGCGGCGCAGATCTCTGTGCCGGCGCTGGTATCGACGCTGTGTATCTGCATTGTGTTTTTGCCGATGTTCTTTTTGAGCGGGGTTGCGCGTTACCTCTTTGTGCCGTTGGCAGAGGCTGTGGTCTTCGCCATGCTGGCTTCGTATGTCCTCTCTCGCACGCTGGTTCCGACGCTGGCAATGTACCTGCTGAAGGCGCATGATCACCATGCCGTACCTTCGAATAACATTCTTGCGCGGTTCCAGAGGGGATTTGAGCGCGTCTTTGAGAAGCTGCGCACAAGTTATCAAGATCTGCTTGGCCGGCTCGTAGCGGCGCGAGTCTACTTCGTTCCTATCTTTTTGCTGCTTTGCCTGTGTGCCTTCGCACTACTGCCGTTCCTTGGACAGAACTTCTTTCCGAGCACAGACAATGGGTCGTTCATCCTTCACGTTCGCGGCAAGAGCGGCATACGTATCGAGGAGACTGCCAAGCTGTGCGATCTGATCGAACAAGACATTCGGAAGACCGTGCCAGCAGGAGAGATGGACAACATCCTCGACAATATTGGCCTGCCGTACAGCACACTGAACACTCAGCACGCAACTTCAGGGTTAATCGGTGCGGGAGATGCGGATATTCTTGTCTCGCTGAAGGAAGACCACCATCCGACTGCCAATTATGTCGAAGCACTGCGCAGGGATCTCCCGCGTGCCTTCCCCGGAGTTACGTTCTACTTTCTCCCGTCGGATATTGTTACGCAGATTCTGAACTTCGGCCTGCCTGCCCCGATCGACATTCAGTTCGAGGGTTCGGATATCGCGGCTAACCGAAAGGTTGCGAACCAGGTCTTGAGCGAACTGCGCCAGGTCCCAGGCCTTGTCGATCTTCGGATCCAGCAGCCTGATGACTATCCTGTGCTGAACGTCGACGTAGATCGCACGAAAGCGGCGCAGGGCGGCTACTCGGAACGTGATGTGGGCAGCAGTTTGCTGAACATACTCGGCGGCAGTACCCAGCTGAATCCGATGTTTTATCTGAACTGGAACAATGGCAACACGTACAACATCGTGGAGCAGACACCGCAATATCAGATCAGCTCTTTGAGTTCGCTCGAGAATATTCCGATCTCGTCTCCGACGGCAAAGCAGCCGGAGATTCTGACCGACGTCGCGACGATTAAGCGCAGCAGCGAGATGGAAGTGGTGACGCACTACAACGTACGGCGCACGCTCGATATCTATGGAAACGTTCAGGGGCGCGACCTTGGTTCGGTGGGCAGAGACATCAATAGAATTGTTGCGAGAAATGAGAAATCGCTGGTGCGCGGCAGCTTTGTGAGAGTGCGCGGACAGATTGAGACGATGAACAGCTCTTACATTGGACTGCTCGCCGGACTGGCGTTTGCGATTGTGCTGGTCTACCTGTTGATCGTTGTGAACTTCCAGTCGTGGCTCGATCCGTTCATCATCATTACGGCTCTGCCGGCAGCGCTGGCGGGTATTGTGCTCTTTCTGTTCACGACGAGAACGACGTTGAGTGTTCCGGCGCTGATGGGCGCGATTATGTGTATGGGCGTTGCGACGGCGAACAGTATTCTGGTGGTATCGTTTGCGAAAGAACGCCTGTTGCATCATGGGAATGCGATCGAAGCTGCGATTGAAGCGGGAGCGACCCGGTTCCGGCCTGTGATGATGACGGCCCTGGCGATGATTATCGGCATGATTCCGATGGCGCTGGGCGCGGGAGAAGGCGGAGAACAGAATGCGCCGCTAGGTAGAGCGGTGATCGGCGGACTGTGCTGCGCTACGGTTGCGACACTTATCTTCGTTCCCGCCGTCTTTGCGTTGCTGCATAGCTCGGATAAGAAAAATACTGTTAGCGACGAAAGCCGCGAGCACCAATTGACTGCGGGCGACTGA
- a CDS encoding efflux RND transporter periplasmic adaptor subunit, with amino-acid sequence MTSGTKVETRMNEDETTLSGEPPAAVPEVPEPGLTRGTWIGVAVIAVIVALVVIFGIDARRRTESTLETDTKAASIPSVKVIHPASSVLSSGLALPGNTQAYVDTPIYARTSGYLKNWYFDIGAHVRKGQLMAVIETPELDEQLQVAQADLKSAEANLNLANTTSARYQNLLTTNSVSKQETDVAVSDAAAKKAAVDASTAAVRRLQQLQSFEKIYAPFDGIVTARNIDIGGLIQAGENTTPKELFHLAAIQKIRVFVSVPEAYSTSIKAGGKATLTLDEYPGREFEGTVARNSNAIDSATRTLNVEVDVDNPKGELLPGAYVFVHFKVPQRASNLMIPSNTLLFRAQGLQVGVVRDGRVQLVPVTISKDLGANVEIASGLTPNDAVILDPSDSLASGQEVQVKSQMNENATQMQKKEGAQ; translated from the coding sequence ATGACGAGCGGAACAAAGGTGGAGACCAGGATGAATGAGGATGAGACCACACTCTCCGGCGAGCCCCCAGCAGCGGTCCCGGAGGTCCCGGAGCCCGGACTAACAAGAGGGACGTGGATTGGAGTGGCGGTCATCGCGGTGATCGTGGCTCTGGTTGTTATCTTCGGGATTGACGCGCGTCGCCGGACGGAGAGCACGCTCGAGACGGACACGAAAGCTGCATCGATTCCGTCTGTCAAGGTAATCCATCCTGCCAGCTCGGTGCTGTCCTCCGGATTGGCGCTGCCAGGAAACACACAGGCGTATGTGGACACGCCGATCTATGCCCGAACAAGCGGCTACCTGAAGAACTGGTACTTCGACATTGGCGCGCATGTTCGCAAAGGACAGTTGATGGCGGTCATCGAGACGCCGGAGTTGGATGAGCAGCTTCAGGTGGCGCAGGCCGATCTGAAGAGCGCAGAGGCCAACCTGAACCTGGCGAATACGACCTCGGCACGCTATCAGAATCTTCTGACGACCAACTCGGTATCGAAGCAGGAGACTGATGTTGCGGTGAGCGATGCCGCGGCGAAGAAGGCGGCGGTGGATGCCTCGACTGCGGCCGTGCGCAGACTGCAGCAGTTGCAATCGTTCGAGAAAATTTACGCACCCTTCGATGGAATCGTGACAGCGCGCAATATCGATATCGGTGGATTGATCCAGGCTGGTGAGAATACGACTCCCAAGGAGCTATTTCATCTTGCCGCGATTCAAAAGATACGCGTGTTCGTCTCGGTTCCTGAGGCCTACTCGACCTCAATCAAGGCCGGGGGTAAGGCTACTTTGACTTTGGACGAGTATCCGGGACGGGAGTTCGAGGGCACCGTTGCGCGCAATTCGAACGCGATCGACTCGGCAACACGTACGCTGAACGTCGAAGTGGATGTCGACAATCCTAAGGGCGAACTGCTGCCGGGCGCTTATGTCTTTGTTCACTTCAAGGTGCCGCAGCGTGCTTCGAATTTGATGATTCCGTCGAACACGCTGTTGTTCCGGGCACAGGGCCTGCAGGTGGGAGTTGTTCGCGATGGGCGAGTTCAGCTGGTGCCGGTGACGATCAGCAAAGACCTGGGCGCGAACGTTGAGATTGCCTCAGGGTTGACGCCGAACGATGCTGTGATCCTCGATCCTTCCGACTCGCTGGCGAGCGGCCAGGAGGTGCAGGTGAAGAGCCAGATGAATGAGAACGCAACACAGATGCAGAAGAAAGAGGGGGCGCAGTGA
- a CDS encoding efflux transporter outer membrane subunit, with amino-acid sequence MTLRPSALACAAVFLLSGCMVGPKYVKPSVPMAPDYKGAGPDAYKENSNWQMAQPADAAQRGEWWAIFGDAELNVLEPQVAENNQSLKAADARFREARALIRFNHASLYPTVGVAPSGGGERESSNQPYFNANNAQGNGVGVVQLPVDLNYEIDVWGRVRRTVSAAREEAQASAGDRQTVMLSLEAELAVDYFEARSADAQEKLLNDTVKDFEEAYRITKNRFEGGVAPKSDVDQAQTQLEAARVLSRDITLQRAQFEHAIAILLGKPPASFALPNAPLDARPPAIPPGLPSELLERRPDIAAAERRVAEANDRIGIARAAFYPTISLSGSVGVEGTSFANLFDPASLLWSLGPTLSQTLFDAGRRASVSEQANASYDETVANYRQTTLTAFQQVEDNLVALRVLNQEAGHQHQATMAAQSAAQIFNNRYVGGLDTYLQVVTAQTTELNNERNDIDIMRRQMDASVLLIKALGGGWNVTQLPKL; translated from the coding sequence GTGACGCTACGACCCAGCGCTCTGGCCTGTGCCGCTGTGTTTTTGCTTAGCGGATGCATGGTTGGGCCGAAGTATGTGAAGCCGTCGGTTCCAATGGCGCCTGACTATAAGGGAGCAGGCCCGGACGCTTACAAGGAGAACTCGAACTGGCAGATGGCGCAGCCGGCCGATGCGGCGCAGCGCGGAGAATGGTGGGCGATCTTCGGCGATGCGGAACTAAATGTTCTCGAGCCGCAGGTGGCGGAGAATAACCAGAGTCTCAAGGCAGCGGATGCTCGTTTTCGCGAGGCCCGAGCCTTGATTCGCTTCAATCATGCGTCGCTGTATCCGACCGTTGGCGTGGCACCGTCTGGCGGCGGTGAACGGGAATCGTCCAATCAGCCTTACTTCAATGCGAACAACGCCCAGGGAAATGGCGTTGGCGTAGTTCAACTTCCTGTTGATTTGAACTACGAGATTGATGTTTGGGGGCGTGTTCGACGCACCGTGAGCGCTGCTCGTGAGGAGGCACAGGCGAGCGCGGGAGATCGACAGACGGTGATGTTGAGCCTAGAGGCTGAGCTTGCAGTCGATTACTTTGAGGCCCGCAGCGCCGATGCCCAGGAGAAGCTGCTGAACGATACCGTGAAGGACTTCGAAGAGGCCTACCGGATCACGAAGAATCGTTTTGAGGGAGGCGTCGCTCCGAAGTCGGACGTCGACCAGGCGCAGACACAGCTTGAGGCGGCAAGGGTACTGTCGCGTGATATTACGTTGCAACGGGCGCAGTTTGAGCACGCGATCGCGATTTTGCTTGGCAAGCCGCCTGCGTCGTTTGCATTGCCGAACGCTCCTCTCGATGCGCGACCGCCGGCGATTCCGCCGGGGCTGCCTTCGGAGCTGCTGGAACGGCGCCCGGATATTGCTGCGGCAGAACGCCGCGTTGCCGAAGCGAACGACCGCATCGGCATTGCGCGAGCTGCGTTTTATCCTACGATTTCGTTGAGCGGCTCGGTGGGAGTGGAGGGAACCTCGTTTGCGAACCTCTTCGATCCGGCGAGCCTGCTGTGGTCGCTTGGGCCTACGCTGTCGCAGACGTTGTTCGACGCGGGCCGGAGAGCTTCGGTCTCCGAACAGGCCAATGCGAGCTATGACGAGACTGTTGCGAACTACCGGCAGACTACTTTGACGGCGTTTCAACAGGTCGAAGACAATCTGGTCGCGCTGCGCGTTCTGAACCAGGAGGCGGGGCATCAACACCAGGCCACGATGGCGGCGCAGTCTGCTGCGCAGATATTTAACAATAGATACGTTGGCGGGCTGGACACTTATTTGCAGGTAGTGACGGCTCAGACTACTGAGCTGAATAACGAGCGCAACGACATCGACATTATGCGCAGGCAGATGGATGCGAGCGTGCTTTTGATCAAAGCGCTGGGTGGCGGCTGGAATGTGACCCAACTGCCAAAGCTGTAG
- a CDS encoding DUF4118 domain-containing protein: MQRKLIRSIVRYSISTASAAVIVAVYFLRLHVNETTVALTFLIGILLVAANWGLRHSIYLSILSAAAFNFFFLPPVLTFTVGDGRNWVALFAFLVTGIVASQLAERARREAKISRRRQREAERLYEFSQQMLVTGNVIDLLNVLPQMIAVTFNLAGAAIYLREKDRIYRSSPDYMDVTASELRDAAFTRDHRYDQERAVTLVPILLGTRPIGAVGITGNRTSPEALDAVCGLAAIAIERAGAVETLTRVQASRESERLRNALLDSVAHELRTPLTSITAAVTTLRCESSLDAEQSGEMLQVIEEEAARLDRLVGQAMEMAELDANDIKLDLRMHSMREAVDLALEAVQGPLKNHPLELRLPDTLPPVQMDLERIAKVLQHLLENAAKYSTEGSPIFVSAEVSRGQLVTSVADRGAGVDDLEKMMIFDKFYRGQGQRYRVQGTGMGLAIAKAIVEAHGGSIEVTSQPTQGSVFSFYLPLNLSGR; the protein is encoded by the coding sequence GTGCAGCGCAAGCTTATACGCAGTATCGTGCGGTACAGTATCTCCACAGCGAGCGCAGCTGTCATTGTAGCCGTCTACTTTCTTCGTCTGCATGTCAACGAGACGACGGTAGCCCTGACGTTCCTGATTGGCATCCTTCTCGTAGCCGCAAACTGGGGCCTCCGACATTCAATCTACCTGTCCATCCTTTCGGCCGCAGCCTTCAACTTCTTCTTCCTTCCGCCGGTTCTCACCTTCACGGTTGGGGACGGCCGCAACTGGGTCGCCCTCTTCGCCTTTCTCGTGACCGGCATTGTCGCCAGCCAGCTCGCCGAGCGCGCACGCCGCGAAGCAAAGATCTCGCGGCGCCGCCAGCGCGAAGCAGAGCGCCTGTACGAGTTCAGCCAGCAGATGCTGGTCACCGGCAACGTGATCGATCTCCTCAACGTCCTGCCGCAGATGATCGCCGTAACCTTCAACCTCGCGGGAGCCGCTATCTATCTGCGTGAAAAAGATCGCATCTATCGCTCCAGTCCGGACTACATGGACGTAACCGCGTCCGAGCTGCGGGATGCAGCCTTCACCCGCGATCATCGTTATGACCAAGAACGCGCCGTCACACTCGTCCCCATCCTCCTCGGAACGCGCCCCATCGGTGCGGTCGGAATCACGGGCAACAGGACCTCTCCCGAGGCGCTCGACGCAGTCTGTGGCCTGGCGGCTATCGCGATCGAACGCGCCGGTGCCGTCGAAACCCTGACCCGGGTCCAGGCCTCCCGCGAAAGCGAGCGCCTGCGCAACGCGCTGTTGGATTCTGTGGCGCACGAACTCCGAACGCCTCTCACCTCCATCACAGCCGCAGTCACGACCTTGCGCTGCGAGTCTTCCCTCGATGCCGAGCAAAGCGGAGAGATGTTGCAGGTCATCGAAGAAGAGGCCGCGCGACTGGACCGGCTCGTCGGTCAGGCCATGGAGATGGCGGAGCTGGATGCGAACGACATCAAACTCGATCTGCGCATGCACTCCATGCGAGAGGCGGTCGATCTTGCCCTCGAGGCTGTTCAGGGGCCGCTCAAGAATCATCCTCTCGAACTCCGCCTCCCCGACACCCTTCCTCCAGTTCAGATGGACCTCGAGCGCATCGCCAAAGTGCTGCAGCACCTGTTGGAGAACGCCGCAAAATACTCCACCGAGGGAAGTCCAATCTTCGTCAGCGCCGAGGTCTCCCGAGGCCAGCTCGTTACCAGCGTCGCCGACCGTGGCGCAGGGGTCGACGATCTGGAAAAGATGATGATCTTCGACAAGTTCTACCGCGGCCAGGGGCAACGATATCGCGTGCAGGGAACAGGCATGGGGCTAGCCATCGCGAAGGCGATCGTCGAAGCCCACGGCGGCTCCATCGAGGTGACCAGTCAACCCACGCAAGGCTCAGTCTTCTCCTTCTACCTCCCGCTGAACCTCTCGGGCCGTTAA
- a CDS encoding histidine kinase, with translation MRGTFKLFLGYAPGVGKTYSMLSEAIRRHQRGEDIVIGVVETHGRPRTAELADQLEQIPRRRIEYKGVVFEEMDLDGILTRRPQIVLIDELAHTNIEGSRHRKRYEDVLEVLAANIDVLATMNVQHIESVAPTVQSVTGVMIRETVPDWLVQRADEIVMADLTPEALQTRMRRGDIYGTARAEKALANFFRRGNLIALRELALQHVTKAVDRTLTAYMDAKRIEAHWAVRERVAVCISSNSSSQMLIARGARVAEGVGGELFVLHVATDEDLPEDEKATLAANIQFARNLDAQVFTVKGKSIAHAAASFVREKRITHIVFGRTAVHGFRKYLYYWAIQHFLKESPNVDVHIVTQHAERE, from the coding sequence ATGCGGGGGACCTTTAAACTTTTCCTTGGCTATGCGCCGGGCGTCGGCAAGACCTACAGCATGTTGAGCGAGGCGATCCGGCGGCATCAGCGGGGTGAAGACATTGTCATCGGGGTGGTCGAGACGCATGGCAGACCACGTACAGCGGAGTTGGCCGATCAACTGGAGCAGATTCCGCGTAGAAGAATCGAGTACAAGGGCGTGGTCTTCGAAGAGATGGACCTCGATGGCATCCTCACCCGGCGACCGCAGATTGTTCTGATCGACGAGTTGGCGCATACCAATATCGAAGGCAGCAGACATCGCAAGCGCTATGAAGATGTGCTCGAAGTCCTGGCCGCTAATATCGACGTGCTGGCTACGATGAACGTACAGCACATCGAGAGCGTCGCTCCGACGGTGCAGAGCGTCACTGGCGTGATGATCCGCGAAACCGTCCCTGACTGGCTGGTGCAGCGCGCGGACGAGATCGTCATGGCCGATCTAACGCCCGAGGCTCTTCAAACAAGGATGCGGCGCGGAGATATCTATGGAACGGCTCGTGCGGAGAAGGCCCTGGCAAACTTCTTCCGTCGCGGCAACCTGATTGCGCTCCGCGAACTCGCGCTGCAGCATGTGACCAAGGCGGTTGATCGTACGTTGACCGCATATATGGACGCGAAACGTATTGAGGCACACTGGGCTGTACGCGAGCGCGTTGCTGTGTGCATCAGCTCCAACAGCTCGTCGCAGATGCTGATCGCGCGGGGGGCGCGTGTAGCGGAAGGTGTCGGAGGCGAGCTGTTTGTTCTGCATGTCGCCACCGATGAAGACCTGCCTGAAGACGAGAAGGCTACGCTTGCAGCCAATATTCAGTTCGCACGCAATCTCGACGCGCAGGTGTTCACCGTCAAGGGGAAGAGCATCGCGCATGCTGCGGCCAGCTTCGTCCGCGAGAAGCGCATCACCCATATTGTCTTCGGCCGCACCGCCGTTCACGGCTTTCGCAAATACCTTTATTACTGGGCGATTCAACACTTTCTCAAAGAGTCGCCAAATGTGGATGTTCACATCGTGACACAACATGCGGAGCGCGAATGA
- a CDS encoding response regulator transcription factor yields the protein MKQNLQDQQHAKILIVDDEAQITRVLRTALSTQGYSLRIAANGVEGMEAVHEWKPDLVVTDVSMPEMNGIELCREIRAVSTVPIIVLSVRNQEAMKIEALDAGADDYVTKPFSIQELQARVRAQLRRSSAAESEAPQIISAGDFYIDIPQHRVVVRGQDTHLTPKQFDLLVFLAQHPGQVLTHRALLHAVWGTNADQPEYLRVNIGQLRKKIELAEEPAYIITEPWIGYRFRPTGNDEF from the coding sequence ATGAAACAGAACCTGCAGGACCAGCAACATGCAAAGATTCTTATCGTTGATGACGAAGCTCAGATCACTCGCGTCCTTCGTACGGCGCTGTCTACTCAAGGCTATTCCTTGCGCATCGCTGCGAACGGCGTCGAAGGAATGGAGGCTGTGCATGAGTGGAAGCCAGACCTCGTCGTCACCGATGTCTCGATGCCGGAGATGAATGGGATTGAGCTTTGCCGTGAGATTCGCGCCGTATCCACGGTTCCGATCATTGTTCTTTCGGTCCGCAACCAAGAGGCTATGAAGATTGAAGCGCTCGATGCAGGTGCTGACGACTATGTGACGAAGCCATTCAGCATTCAGGAACTGCAGGCTCGCGTCCGTGCACAACTCCGCCGCAGTTCGGCTGCCGAGTCCGAGGCTCCGCAGATTATCTCGGCAGGCGATTTTTATATCGATATTCCACAGCATCGTGTGGTGGTTCGCGGGCAAGACACGCATCTGACGCCGAAGCAGTTCGATCTTCTCGTATTCCTGGCGCAGCATCCTGGACAGGTCCTTACGCATCGGGCGCTGCTCCACGCGGTGTGGGGAACGAACGCCGACCAGCCAGAGTATCTGCGCGTCAACATTGGTCAGTTGCGGAAGAAGATCGAACTAGCAGAGGAGCCTGCGTACATCATCACGGAGCCCTGGATCGGCTACCGTTTTCGTCCCACCGGTAACGACGAGTTCTAA
- a CDS encoding diacylglycerol/lipid kinase family protein, whose protein sequence is MDRATLIVNASAGRRKDLQTLVPALVQALERAGVQANAALTAAAGEAQSISADAAASGRDAVFACGGDGTVHEVLQGLVGTKTALGVVPLGTANVFARNLGLALDPVKALQQQLSFEPRAISVGEVRYTASGSERKKYFIVMAGAGPDGALVYRLLAGKRSRLGRSAYYAHSLRLFLMRNFPAFRVEYRSSESSEWVEQRGVSVMCSRVPNLGGIFRRLATETFAADNKLLLSIAKPPARIGLPAWFAFSHLALNARNPWLEQVRVSEFRCTPLEQNHRIHAELDGEWIGYLPMSVRLLPQAVSLLMPKDHKAEGKQ, encoded by the coding sequence GTGGATCGAGCGACTCTGATCGTCAACGCGTCGGCGGGCAGAAGAAAGGATCTGCAAACGCTGGTCCCTGCCCTGGTGCAGGCGCTTGAACGGGCAGGTGTGCAGGCAAATGCAGCTTTGACTGCGGCCGCCGGGGAGGCACAATCCATCTCGGCAGACGCTGCGGCCAGCGGACGCGATGCAGTCTTCGCCTGTGGTGGCGACGGCACCGTGCACGAGGTTCTGCAGGGTCTCGTGGGCACTAAAACCGCGCTAGGAGTCGTACCTCTCGGCACGGCAAACGTCTTTGCGCGAAATCTGGGGCTGGCCCTCGATCCCGTAAAAGCCCTGCAACAGCAACTCAGCTTTGAGCCTCGTGCGATCTCGGTTGGCGAGGTACGCTACACCGCCAGCGGATCCGAACGGAAGAAATACTTCATCGTCATGGCGGGAGCCGGTCCGGACGGTGCGCTCGTCTATCGACTTCTTGCAGGAAAACGATCGAGACTGGGCCGGAGCGCCTACTATGCCCACTCGCTACGGCTCTTTCTGATGCGGAACTTTCCAGCGTTTCGTGTGGAGTATCGAAGCAGTGAGTCTTCCGAGTGGGTGGAACAGCGCGGAGTCAGCGTGATGTGCTCCCGCGTCCCGAACCTTGGAGGCATCTTCAGGCGTCTGGCAACGGAAACTTTCGCAGCCGACAACAAACTTCTTCTCTCTATTGCGAAACCGCCGGCCAGAATCGGCTTACCGGCCTGGTTCGCCTTCAGCCACCTTGCACTCAATGCAAGAAATCCATGGCTGGAACAGGTTCGAGTCTCCGAGTTCCGCTGCACACCACTCGAGCAGAATCATCGCATTCACGCCGAACTCGACGGCGAATGGATCGGATATCTGCCAATGTCAGTACGTCTTTTGCCGCAGGCGGTTTCGCTGTTAATGCCGAAAGATCACAAAGCAGAAGGGAAGCAATAA
- a CDS encoding DUF4339 domain-containing protein — translation MTYQVSRNGQMYGPYTLEDLQRYVASGNVLPTDMAKSDTMPDWVPVAQILGSAGVPTTSAYAAAVAYSQTGNAYPDPPNLNWVLELLLGFLTCTLFVVVWNLVIAAWANKVQPASKALMFYIIATVLIVLNFGGSWGVVISMSHHQQPHQSFVGGFIGIASWVARLVARFTLRDTLEQHFNSTEPLGLRLNPVMTFFFGGIYFQYKLNEINQLKQTLRYQNLPR, via the coding sequence ATGACCTACCAGGTTTCACGCAATGGGCAGATGTATGGACCGTATACCCTCGAAGATCTTCAGCGCTACGTCGCCTCGGGAAACGTTCTGCCGACGGACATGGCCAAGAGCGACACGATGCCGGACTGGGTTCCGGTTGCGCAGATCCTCGGCTCGGCTGGAGTGCCGACGACGTCCGCCTACGCCGCTGCTGTCGCGTATTCGCAGACAGGCAACGCATATCCAGACCCACCTAATTTGAACTGGGTGCTTGAGCTGCTGCTGGGCTTTCTAACTTGCACGCTCTTCGTTGTGGTGTGGAACCTGGTGATCGCCGCATGGGCAAACAAGGTGCAGCCGGCGAGCAAAGCCCTGATGTTTTACATCATCGCTACGGTGCTGATCGTGCTCAACTTTGGCGGGTCGTGGGGGGTTGTTATCTCGATGAGCCACCATCAGCAGCCGCACCAGAGCTTCGTCGGAGGCTTCATCGGGATTGCCTCCTGGGTCGCCCGCCTCGTCGCCCGCTTTACGCTGCGGGATACGCTGGAACAGCACTTCAATAGCACGGAACCGCTTGGGTTGCGTCTGAACCCTGTTATGACCTTCTTCTTCGGCGGCATCTACTTTCAGTACAAACTCAATGAGATCAACCAGCTGAAACAAACGCTTCGATACCAGAACCTGCCGCGATGA